TCCGGGACCAAGAAAGTTTGACTCTTGTTCAATTTACTCTTACGGTTTTTGGGGCAAAGTTGGATGTGTGTTTTCATGGCCGAAGTGCCTTGCCTTTTGGGATGGCATTTCCATTGCCTATGACAATGGTTACAAGTAGCTATAGGCTCTTCGGGATCACAATCGGGCACTCTTGTGAAGTGGGACCATACCTCAGACTTATTCTTAGGATTTCTACTACCAGGTGGAGGGCAAGGGGTAGAATGAAAGGCACTAGGAGTGCCTACCGAAGAGCCTATTGGTCTGCTAGACTCATCAACTATTGGAATGTGAATATCAATCGGCTATTCTGGGGGTGGAATGCCAGGACAAGATGCACTTGTGGATGTAGGAGTGTTTGTGCCTTCCATATCCATGATTTAATAACTAGAACTGTAGAACacaacaaaataagataaatataaacaaaataaattcatgaactaatgtaaagattacttaagtaaattaaccaaaatatgcCACCAACGAAAATATGCTTTATTTAGTGGACATAGACTATAGTAGCTAGCCGGATTCACCTATGgctttaaaatacaaaaatattcagaaaaaaaatgaaCCTTGAAAGCCCTTAATGTTAAATTCTAGAGCTTATATCTGGAGGAGTGTTGGTCCGTTGGATAAGTAATTATAAGGTGctaataaatattgtgatttcaCTGCGATGTGTGAAAGGTAATGATTTACAATTTGAGATTTAAGTTTCTTCTAATGAATATTAGCAATGCCGATGTAATTTGGTTAAAAAGCTTAAGAAATTGAGCTTTAATCCcttaatattattctatatattcATGTAATTATTACTATCATCTaacaaactaattattaattaatcctttatcttgatttttttaGCCGAAAGGAATCCAAAGCATGTATTAGCCGGCCTCACGATAGCaaataaaagagagagtgaaatcaaaaatcaacaaccaagcaacaaatcaacaatcaacaaccaaacccatagcatttaaaagagaaatcaaaaataaatcaaccaaTATCTATGAATAAAACCCATATCCATGAATAAaatactagagagagagagagagagagagagagagagagagagagagaggagataccGGAGAAGTCGTTGGAGGCTGGAGCTACACGGTTTCGTGGTGGCTGAGGGCGTCGAAGGCTGGGGCTGAGGGAGTCTGCAGCTGCTGGGGTTGTTGAAGGCTGGGGCGCCGTTTCTAACTTTTTGATTAGAGACTTGGAGTATAAACCCTAAGTAACTAAGTTACTTTATTTCCgtatcggggggggggggggggggggggggggggggggggttgggggggcttttggtatttttggcccgtcttggtttttttttttttttttttaaaattctaaaaaccgGTCTTAACTTCTTAATACTTCAGCCCTTTTGGTATTTTCGGCCccttttggttcttttttttttctttttcttttttaactctAAAAACCAGTCTTAATAGTTAATACTTTATACTTCAGCCCCTTTTGGTATTTTCAGccccttttgttttgttttttgttttttttaactctaaatcaaataataattttgttttaatactatatatattaactaatataactatactattatatataatataactatatatatatatattagataagtatagttaattaataagttattatataactatatatattatagtatataagtataactatatatattatataagtatagttaattagtaagttaatatataactatatattatagtatatatattatatatagtatatatagtaacttatatagtaacttatatagtaacttatatataattagtaatgtaaattaactatataaggtatagttatatattatatgtaaatatatatgattaatgtataaaaaataaatagtatagtaactatatattatataagcccttaatatatatatagtatatatataatctataattatatataatataactatatattatatattaacttatagtaaactagtaatgtaaattgtaaaatataaaataagctatagtaacttatatagtaacttatagtaaattagtaatgtcaattaactatataaggtatagttatataaaacatataaatatatacgagtaatgcataaaaaatacatagtatagtaactatatactatataagcccttaatatatatagtatatatataactatatattatatataatataactatatattatatataatataactatatattatatattgacttatagtaaactagtaatgtaaaatataaaataagctatagtaacttatatagtaacttatagtaaattaataatgtaaattaacttatactaactatattaacttatattattcattataatgtttatacattattatttattagatgttaatatattgataacacatatttttataaaatatgcacaatatcggagtcggagttggagtagcagtcggagtcggagtaaaagtcggagtcagagtcggagtcggagtcggagtcggatgatTAATCGAAGTCGAAGTCGGTGtatcggagtcggatcggagcggagtcagagtcggagtcggagtagaagtcggagtcagagtcagagtcggagtcggagtcggagtcggatgatTAATCGAAGTCGAAGTCGGTGtatcggagtcggatcggagcggagtcagagtcgggacagctccacctccgactccgactccgacttccagggggaaaaaactccgacttcgactccgacgagtcggagtcggaatggAGTCGGAACTGGAGTCGGATTTTCaaatttctgctcagccctaatCAAACCGTGGTGGATGATTTTCGCGGTGTCAAAATTTGGTGGACGTCAAAGAAAGAAGTCAACAGATCAAGATTCTCCTATCGTGACGAGGAGACCACGATGTCGTACACGCTCACGTTTCATAACAGATACCGTGACCTAATCATTGAGTCATATTTGGAGCATGTTATGAAGGAAGGGAAGGAAATTGGTGTGAGGAATCGGCAGAGGAAGCTCTACACGAATTGTCCTAATGAAAAGTCGCCATGGTTCATGAACCGAGGCATCATGTGGAGTAGCATCTTTTTCGAGCATCCAGCTAACTTTGAAAGAATCGGTTTGGATCCAGAGACGAAGCAAGAGATTGTTGATGACCTGTTGACTTTCAGCAAGAGTAAGGACTATTATGAAAAGATTGGGAAGCCATGGAAGAGGGGTTATCTTCTCTTTGGCCCTCCTGGGACAGGAAAGTCAACGATGATTGCAGCAATGGCAAACCTGTTGGGCTATGATGTCTATGATCTCGAGCTCACAGCAGTGAAGGATAACACGGAGCTGCGAAAGCTTTTGATCGAAACTACTGCTAAGTCCATCCTCGTGATCGAGGACATAGACTGCTCACTTGATCTTACCGGTCAAAGAAAGAGTAAAACAAAGAAATCttcagatgatgatgatgtgaacGAAATTCCCAAGAAAGAGGAGAAAAGTAATAAGGTCACACTTTCTGGGCTATTGAATGTTATCGATGGACTGTGGTCTGCTTGTGGGGGAGAGAGGCTGATTATTTTTACCACAAATTTTCTGGAGAAGCTGGATCCTGCACTCATAAGGAGTGGTAGAATGGATACGCATATTGAGCTCTCTTACTGCAAGTTTGAAGCATTCAAAGTGCTTGCAAAGAATTACCTGGATCTTGAAAAGCATCCGATGTTTGACACAATACAGAGGTTGATGGGGGAGACGAATATCACACCTGCTGATGTTGCAGAGAACCTTATGCCAAAGTCCTCATCAGATGATGCAAATAAACGCCTATCGAAGTTGATACAGGCTCTTGAGGAAGCAAAGGAAAAAGCAGCAgagaagaaagatgaagaagataaaCTCAAAGAGGAAGAAGCGgcaaagaagaaagatggagaaTTGAAACTGAATGTGAAAGAAAATGATGAGGTGAAAGTGAAAGAGGAAGATCAGGCAGCAAAATGAACCGACCTATGGGAAGTGCTCgccatgacaaaaaaaaaaaagtattctcCATATTTAATTTGTATAGTAGGTCCTGTGCATGTGGTGTTTATTATTTCTCGtccaaaaaagaaataagtgtgtatatgtatatattggaagaaagaaaaagaaaaaataaaaaaatatagtgtaCGTGATGAATGCTGTAAGTGTAACTTTCTATTAACATTAATGCAAGTAATTATTAGtcgttgtaattttttttttttattaattgtcaCAACGCTTGATATATCTAAAACTGAATACAAGAGTCTCGTCTATGTCATGTCAACTATTCTCATTTCCTCAACTGATACAAAAACATTAGATTCTTCTTTGGGTAAATTTTGGTAGGGTTTCAATTCTTATAATAATcataaatacacttaaaaagcTTGGGACAAGATTTGGACTCCAAAATTTATGGGTGGTTTAAGCTTAAATAAACTTACTCTTTTTCTACTCTAATTAATCATTAACCTGGCTTGGTCTTTCATTACTAATAACAAAAGTTTCTGGAAACAGATCTTCACCCAAAAATACCTCAGAAACTCATCCTTTCTTGAGGTTAATCCTAAGAGCTCGGACTCTTAGATTTGGAAGGGTCTTTCGAAGCAAAGACAGTTTTTCAAAACAAGTttctattttcaaataaataatggCACAAAAGCAAGACTATGGACAAACCCTTAGATACCAACTTTACCTTGTTTCAAACCGACACCAAATCAAAACTACACACAGATGGACCAAAATATGACTGTCTCAAAGCTAACCTTAGAACAATTAAGAAGATGGAACCATTTGCTTCTAAATGCCTTGTTTAATGTCAACTATGTTGTAAAAATCCAAAGAATCCCACTCTCAAATTACAATTTTCACACTCTTTGAGGATAAAGTTAAATGGATGCCATTCTTCTGGAAACTTTTCGGTAATATCCTTGGAGGATTAGTCATAATATCCTTCctaccagaaaaaaaaaataaaaaaaataaaaaaaataaaaaaataaaaaaaataaaaaaaaaaatttggaaaagtcaTCAGTTTAGGTAGTGACCAAATCCTTTGTCCTTTGTGTAATGAAGAAGTTGAAAGCCTGGAACATTTATTTCTCAAATCCATATACACTAGAATCCTTTGGAGAAGTTCACCATGGCCCCTAACATTACATACTGCAACCCAATCTATCCCGATGGAAGAGTACCAAAGATTGGATAGCAATCATCATCGATCTTCTCACATGGTTTAAATATCCCAATGGAAGAgtaccaaaaatttcaaatatttgccACATTTGCAATGGAAAATTTATAGTTCTTTAGAAACAAGGCAGTTCATGACCAAGAAAGTCTTTCACCCCAATTGTTTGTCTCAAGCCTCCACAAACCCTACTATGAGCATACAAAAGCATAAACAGAAAAATCAAAAGCTCTAGAAAATATCAATAGTATACTACCTTGAGGGTTCCATCTTTTAACTTTTGATGTGGCAATGGGGAAAGAGGGAAGTACTATTGCTGCAATATGTAGATCAAAAGTTGGAAGTGTAGTAATGATGAAAACAGGCTTCATACAAAGCACTAATCCTAACATTGGGGAGGGAGCTAGCTATTGTCTTGATAATTATACAAGTTGTTGTCAGATTACGCTTGTAGAAAATCGTTGTACAAGGTGACTCAAATCTGATTGTTCAagcaataaatagaaaaaaacaaGCCATAGACTGGACTATAAAAAACATCATCAGAGATATCAAGCATCTTCTTGGTAACTTTGAAGCTTGGAAAGTTGTTAAAATGGATGCGCGCACAATTTGGTATATTACAAACTATGTACTTGTCTTCATTGCCCAAGTACTTAAACGTACTTCTATTCACTTTTATCATTAACACACAAAATTCTTAACTTCCTTCTTGTAAAATTCTTAAAATTGGGTTTGGCTTGCCTCTGTGTAAAAAGAACAGGAAATCTCTTGTTAAAGAATTAATGGCCATGATTGACTACTAATAAGTAATCCTAGCCATCTAAATTCTttcctattttcttttctctcagtGTGCACTTGCACTCATTTCGGTCAAATCTCTTTCATATTGTCACTTAatagtttttatatatgaagtgcCCAACATATTTCATCCCCCTCTAAccttaaaaatgatatttgcgattttaattttggaacgtgtaaatcttgtattttctttgaaaagaaaaagataaatttgagatttatttaaaagattatatttttaattttaaaattcgttttttttaaaaaatatatgtgaaattTATACACTCTTAAATATACTTAGCATTACTCGTATAAATGTTTTgtcaaaattttctttaaaataagtttaaagatACCAATGAGAATGCAGTTGCATTTGTTAGGTTATTTATTACGTGCTggtacataatatataatttattataaatattataaaatcaaaagatataaatatatttgatacaagctattATATTTAGTAGGCCTGTGCAGGAAACTGAGCGACCCGGTCCGTCCGTGAACACCGACCCAACCCGACCCGAGAAGAACGGTTTTGGCTAGTGGTCGGATTCGACCCGTACAACTCGCTCAACCCGACTCTTAAAACTTACGCCCACATTTCTGCACGAAAACCTATTTCCGTCTTcgtcttctttattttctttcaagatCTCAAATTTTCACGAAGGGGGGGTGTATTCGTGCCAACAGGTCCTCCCCAAGAGATCGACGAGTTTCTCCCCAAGAGATCATTTCAGAGCTGGGGAAACTATGGGAGGGCGCTCATGGAGACTCTATTGAGGTTGAGGGATCGGGTCTTGACTCGGTTCATGGACTCGACAGAAGGCTCAGAGCcagcatgagatgaagaagacGTTCACATGGTGGGACGAGTTCTCCCCAAGAGATCGACGGGTTTCTCCCCAAGAGATCGTTTCAAAGCTGGGGAAACTATGGGAAGGCGCTCACGGAGACTCTGTTGAGGTTGAGGGATCGGGTCTTGACTCTGTTCATGGACTCGACGGAAGGCTCGGAGCtagcatgagatgaagaagacGTTCACGTGGTGGGACGAGTTCTCCCCAAGAGATCGTTTCAGAGCTGGCGATGTCTTCGTTCTTACGGGGTACGAGGCCAAGGAAAACGCGGGTTGTCGTTGTCTTATTGTTCGGTCGGCGTCTCCACTATGCTGTATATTTTCTGCTACACCAAGTTCGCGGTGGAGATCCGGCGAGTTCTGTGCCTATTCTGGTATTCTGAGCGAAGTCGGGTCGATCCGACTAAAGTCGGATCGAGTTGTGCTTTGTTCTTCTGAGAATCGGgccgggtcgggtcgggtcaaACACAGTCCGGGTTATTATTTAGGTCGAGCTTGCCTCCtgtatatttaatgaaattatagaaattaaattCAGTTCATATCAAATCAAAGTAACtgtataattatgaaaattaaatcaagataatatcaaatcaaattattatcTTCAACAATTAATTTCCCAATTCAATTCTAATAATTCTAAACGTCCAAAAGAAACTCCAAagtatcattaataatatataaaatatataattattttgaaaatatttctaacAAAGTACTGCATACAAACCAACATGCACATGAATTGGATTAATCTTGaatttccaaataaaaatatgGAGAAGATATTTCAATGATacatattttcatttgtttcCTTATATATAATTCAGTAATTAAGATCATACTCGACAGTCCCAAGAGGTTGTAATATTTTAACCAAgccttttaagtatttaagatTATGATGTCCCAAGACTCTGTCTCGTCCAAACTCAAAACTAGAGTATAA
This Carya illinoinensis cultivar Pawnee chromosome 11, C.illinoinensisPawnee_v1, whole genome shotgun sequence DNA region includes the following protein-coding sequences:
- the LOC122282151 gene encoding AAA-ATPase At3g28510-like, giving the protein MSPTTLTMLWTSVTTSVGSILVLWPFFEQICPVGLRQYFTKYTTIITSYFNPYIDISFSDVSKLWFKRSDAYVTVETYLSNKAPKSAKRLKAELGKDSSKVVLSLDVHQTVVDDFRGVKIWWTSKKEVNRSRFSYRDEETTMSYTLTFHNRYRDLIIESYLEHVMKEGKEIGVRNRQRKLYTNCPNEKSPWFMNRGIMWSSIFFEHPANFERIGLDPETKQEIVDDLLTFSKSKDYYEKIGKPWKRGYLLFGPPGTGKSTMIAAMANLLGYDVYDLELTAVKDNTELRKLLIETTAKSILVIEDIDCSLDLTGQRKSKTKKSSDDDDVNEIPKKEEKSNKVTLSGLLNVIDGLWSACGGERLIIFTTNFLEKLDPALIRSGRMDTHIELSYCKFEAFKVLAKNYLDLEKHPMFDTIQRLMGETNITPADVAENLMPKSSSDDANKRLSKLIQALEEAKEKAAEKKDEEDKLKEEEAAKKKDGELKLNVKENDEVKVKEEDQAAK